A section of the Leptospira kobayashii genome encodes:
- the hflX gene encoding GTPase HflX, whose protein sequence is MTISKISGNLGGLKPNHLKKLKSLSEKRLRSDSIITLDFARSVGELSVEIRRQIGTLIDRSGYVTHLIVGSDHSIEIPHLDRYRVAHSRLRGLRLFHSHLKDEALNQEDLMDLVLNRFDSITAAVVDSEGIPKYFYSAYINPDPDASDPWVLENRKFPGQLTEGYAEEVQALETEFTKKNSNLKESQKFNRAFLVGVYDARKMRRTPEHSMDELRELCKTADIHVVDVYVQKKAADPSTVVGKGKLQEIILKSVHKDIELLIFDLELAPAQAKKISDATDLKIIDRTQLILDIFSKNAKSRDGKLQVELAQLKYLKNRLSELDDNMSRLTGGIGGRGPGETKLEIGKRRVEEKITRLEIELESLKKRRELNRKARTRNEVPIVAIVGYTNAGKSTLLNALTNSEVIAEDKLFATLDPTTRRIRFPEEREIIISDTVGFIHDLPPDLSQAFKATLEELGDADLLLHVVDISNPNYTEQMEAVDGILNSLNLHEIPRLVIYNKADNLEPEFFEKLKNEEEILVSAVTKLGLNELLSLIESRLWMGKQEKVLAS, encoded by the coding sequence CTGACCATAAGTAAAATTAGCGGCAATCTGGGTGGACTTAAGCCAAACCACCTAAAAAAGTTAAAATCTCTCTCGGAAAAGCGACTTCGAAGCGATTCCATCATCACATTGGACTTTGCTCGCAGTGTGGGAGAACTTTCTGTCGAAATCAGAAGACAAATCGGAACCTTAATCGACAGATCCGGTTATGTCACTCATCTGATTGTAGGCAGCGATCATTCCATCGAAATCCCTCATTTGGACCGCTACCGGGTTGCTCACTCGCGCCTGCGTGGTCTGAGACTCTTCCATAGTCATCTCAAAGACGAAGCACTCAACCAGGAAGATCTGATGGACTTGGTATTGAATCGTTTCGATTCCATTACGGCTGCTGTAGTGGATTCCGAAGGGATTCCCAAATATTTTTATTCTGCATATATCAACCCTGATCCCGATGCTTCTGATCCTTGGGTTTTGGAAAATCGTAAATTCCCTGGCCAGCTAACCGAAGGTTATGCTGAAGAAGTGCAAGCACTCGAAACGGAATTTACAAAAAAAAATTCAAATCTGAAAGAATCGCAAAAATTCAATCGGGCTTTTCTTGTGGGAGTCTATGATGCGAGAAAAATGCGCCGTACTCCGGAACATTCTATGGATGAGTTGCGGGAGCTTTGTAAGACAGCGGACATTCATGTGGTCGATGTCTATGTTCAAAAAAAAGCGGCCGATCCTTCCACGGTTGTAGGAAAAGGAAAATTACAGGAAATCATTTTAAAATCAGTTCATAAAGACATCGAACTTTTGATTTTCGATTTGGAACTCGCCCCGGCACAGGCTAAGAAAATTTCAGATGCTACGGATTTGAAAATCATAGATCGAACCCAACTCATTTTAGATATCTTTTCCAAAAATGCAAAATCGAGAGATGGTAAACTTCAAGTGGAACTTGCCCAGCTTAAGTATTTGAAAAACCGTCTCTCCGAGTTGGATGACAATATGTCTCGCCTAACAGGTGGTATTGGTGGAAGGGGACCGGGTGAAACGAAACTCGAAATCGGAAAACGAAGAGTAGAAGAAAAAATCACTAGGCTTGAAATTGAATTGGAGTCTTTGAAAAAAAGGCGTGAGCTCAATCGCAAAGCGCGTACCAGAAATGAAGTTCCTATTGTTGCTATTGTTGGTTATACAAATGCGGGAAAATCCACCCTTCTCAATGCCTTAACCAATTCGGAAGTGATTGCGGAAGATAAATTATTCGCAACTCTCGACCCTACTACAAGGCGGATTCGTTTTCCAGAAGAAAGGGAGATTATCATTTCCGATACGGTTGGATTCATTCATGATCTTCCTCCCGATCTTTCGCAAGCCTTCAAAGCCACTTTGGAAGAATTAGGAGATGCTGATTTGCTTTTGCATGTTGTTGATATTTCTAATCCGAATTATACAGAGCAAATGGAAGCGGTAGACGGAATTCTAAATAGTCTTAACTTACATGAAATTCCAAGGCTTGTGATTTATAACAAAGCGGACAATTTGGAGCCGGAATTTTTTGAGAAATTAAAAAATGAGGAAGAGATTTTGGTCTCGGCTGTCACTAAATTGGGTTTGAACGAACTATTGAGCTTGATTGAGTCCAGACTTTGGATGGGAAAACAGGAAAAGGTTTTGGCTTCTTAA
- a CDS encoding STAS domain-containing protein, with product METLEFSSLSLSIETIEIKEDKVLLVSFNGQITNTNAYEINQSISQIFKGNIFNLILDLTNLQYINSIGVATLLGMIKTVEQNGGVMLLGGLNHFLENVIKLMDLPKHVKIHQSREEAIKNWPN from the coding sequence ATGGAAACTTTAGAATTTTCCTCTCTCAGTTTAAGCATTGAAACCATTGAAATCAAAGAAGACAAAGTCTTACTTGTTTCTTTCAACGGCCAGATTACGAACACGAATGCTTATGAAATCAATCAAAGTATTTCTCAAATTTTCAAAGGAAATATATTCAATCTAATTTTGGATCTGACAAATTTACAGTACATCAATAGTATCGGAGTCGCGACTTTGCTTGGAATGATCAAAACGGTTGAACAAAACGGTGGTGTGATGTTACTCGGTGGTCTGAATCACTTTTTGGAAAACGTAATCAAATTGATGGATCTTCCGAAACATGTGAAAATCCATCAAAGCAGGGAAGAAGCGATCAAAAACTGGCCCAATTAA
- a CDS encoding homoserine dehydrogenase has product MKQIRIGLVGVGTVGSGLLQLLEKNREIIKKRNNLDVQLVAIATRTPERAKAYTSLPVSSDVISITTRPDVDIVVELIGGTTTAFDVVHSALTHGKTVITANKALLSEKGDELFSQAWKNGVELGFEAAVAGSIPIIRTLRDGLSSCEFEVLCGILNGTTNFILTKMEEENWDYSVALKKAQDLGFAEADPTFDVEGIDAGHKISLLSSLAFREKVPFGDLQVEGISKLKSIDILSSKSLGYRIKLLGISKKTSGGILTKVHPTLVPLNHPLANVMNEFNAVYYKTVESGAGMVTGKGAGALPTASAVLADLIFYASKFGVKDSIIENNIFPKSKKAEEKENAARYYLRFSTLDKPGVLAEIAKVLGKNNISIASVQQKEVDKEPVHVIVLTHSATEGDFKKSIQEIDEMSSIIKEKTVAIRLLENL; this is encoded by the coding sequence ATGAAGCAAATTCGAATTGGTTTGGTAGGTGTAGGTACTGTTGGTTCCGGACTCCTTCAGCTCCTGGAAAAGAATCGAGAGATTATCAAAAAAAGAAACAATCTGGATGTCCAACTGGTAGCCATTGCGACTCGTACCCCGGAACGAGCAAAAGCTTATACTTCACTCCCTGTTTCGAGCGATGTGATCTCCATTACCACCCGACCGGACGTGGATATCGTCGTCGAATTGATAGGTGGAACCACTACGGCATTCGATGTAGTACATTCTGCACTGACGCACGGTAAAACTGTAATCACGGCCAACAAAGCTCTCCTTTCCGAAAAAGGAGACGAACTATTTTCCCAAGCATGGAAAAACGGGGTCGAATTAGGATTCGAAGCTGCTGTCGCAGGCTCTATCCCGATCATTCGTACTCTCAGAGACGGACTCTCTTCCTGCGAATTCGAAGTACTTTGCGGTATATTAAATGGGACCACCAATTTCATCTTAACGAAGATGGAAGAGGAAAATTGGGACTATTCGGTTGCTTTGAAAAAAGCCCAAGACCTGGGATTTGCGGAAGCAGACCCCACTTTTGATGTGGAAGGGATTGATGCCGGCCATAAAATTTCTCTGCTCTCTTCCTTGGCCTTTCGGGAAAAAGTTCCTTTCGGAGATTTGCAAGTAGAAGGAATTAGCAAATTAAAATCTATTGATATTCTATCCAGCAAGTCTTTGGGTTATAGAATCAAATTATTGGGCATTTCCAAAAAGACTTCGGGGGGAATTTTAACAAAAGTTCATCCCACTCTCGTCCCTTTAAATCACCCTCTCGCCAATGTAATGAACGAATTCAATGCAGTTTATTATAAAACCGTTGAGTCCGGTGCAGGGATGGTGACAGGAAAAGGTGCTGGTGCGCTTCCTACTGCAAGTGCTGTACTTGCCGATCTGATTTTTTACGCATCCAAATTCGGAGTTAAAGATTCCATCATTGAAAATAATATTTTTCCAAAATCGAAAAAGGCCGAGGAAAAGGAAAACGCTGCCCGTTATTATTTACGTTTCTCAACTTTGGACAAACCGGGCGTTCTTGCCGAAATTGCGAAAGTATTAGGCAAAAACAATATTTCTATAGCATCCGTTCAACAAAAGGAAGTGGATAAAGAACCTGTCCATGTGATAGTTCTCACTCATTCCGCAACGGAAGGGGATTTTAAAAAATCGATCCAAGAAATTGATGAAATGTCTTCCATCATAAAAGAAAAAACAGTAGCCATTCGTTTGCTTGAAAACTTATAA
- a CDS encoding formylglycine-generating enzyme family protein, which yields MNRLFILILILLYFPTSFYSQENTEDEEVSPFATTKKKVQLWKGDVTGVYKNRLWIKIRIYRNQKIAKYSNTELKSLFETKKDYPVYQKETNLPIGTFLLRETIWEEKNIHPKDKYFEVVLVGDYSPDANSKISAITTDSYIASYVEEDFYVEPGGYFKGRYTPPRKSVIHPKDRKEMVLVTRGLFLYGQGTDSGSDNFNPYYNDPKLGNLKEIPSFYIDKYEVTNGEYMYFLKQTNGKPPTNWLGGKFPVGEEDHPVINLTYREVEKYAIWVGKRIPSEWEWEKASRGPGVIEYTNRDETISYQIITTKYPFGDEFDSLLCNSRESKLGKTMSVYELSTEGSSPYGAIGMCGNAPEWTSSWYELYPGHHLKSFSFGKIYKVVRGGSFSENAKNSSSIARSYGGIPNLSEDRRAGFRLVMDYRD from the coding sequence ATGAATCGCTTATTTATTTTAATTTTGATTTTGCTGTATTTTCCTACTTCGTTTTATTCTCAGGAGAATACGGAGGATGAGGAAGTATCTCCTTTTGCCACCACAAAGAAAAAAGTTCAACTTTGGAAAGGGGATGTGACCGGGGTCTATAAAAACAGGCTTTGGATTAAAATTCGCATTTATAGAAATCAAAAAATTGCAAAATATTCCAATACCGAACTGAAATCACTGTTTGAAACGAAAAAGGATTACCCCGTTTATCAAAAAGAAACCAATCTCCCCATTGGAACTTTTCTTTTGAGAGAAACGATCTGGGAGGAAAAGAACATCCATCCCAAAGACAAATATTTTGAAGTAGTGCTTGTAGGAGATTATTCTCCGGATGCGAATTCCAAAATTTCAGCGATCACAACGGATTCGTATATTGCAAGTTATGTGGAAGAGGATTTTTACGTAGAACCGGGCGGTTATTTCAAGGGAAGATACACTCCTCCCCGCAAATCAGTCATTCATCCCAAAGATAGAAAAGAAATGGTTCTAGTAACCCGCGGTTTGTTTTTATACGGGCAGGGAACAGATTCAGGTTCGGATAATTTTAATCCTTATTATAATGATCCCAAGCTTGGCAATTTGAAGGAAATTCCTTCTTTTTATATCGATAAGTACGAAGTCACAAACGGAGAATACATGTACTTTCTGAAACAGACGAATGGTAAACCGCCTACAAATTGGTTAGGTGGAAAATTTCCGGTAGGAGAAGAAGACCATCCGGTCATAAACCTGACTTATCGGGAAGTGGAAAAATATGCCATCTGGGTAGGCAAAAGAATTCCTAGCGAATGGGAATGGGAAAAAGCATCCCGAGGTCCCGGAGTCATAGAATATACGAATAGGGACGAAACCATATCTTATCAAATCATTACCACAAAATATCCATTTGGTGATGAATTCGATTCCTTATTATGCAATAGCCGTGAATCGAAATTGGGAAAGACAATGTCTGTTTACGAATTATCTACGGAAGGAAGCAGTCCTTACGGTGCCATAGGAATGTGTGGAAATGCCCCCGAATGGACTTCCAGCTGGTATGAGCTGTATCCGGGGCATCATTTAAAAAGTTTTTCCTTCGGGAAAATCTACAAAGTAGTGCGGGGAGGTTCTTTTTCTGAAAATGCTAAGAATTCCAGTTCGATTGCACGCTCTTACGGAGGAATCCCGAATCTATCGGAAGATAGAAGAGCGGGATTCCGATTGGTTATGGACTATCGAGATTGA
- a CDS encoding MarR family winged helix-turn-helix transcriptional regulator — protein sequence MGTKFKGSKKEIHALDAFIKLKRAAESVSSRLIADFSKSNVTESQFGVLETLHHLGPLCQKELGDKILKSTGNITLVIDNLEKRGLVDRVRDTQDRRYITIHLTVEGKKLIESMFPDHVKRVTEEFSVLSIDEQETLGNICRKLGKKDQHNE from the coding sequence ATGGGAACAAAATTCAAAGGCTCCAAAAAAGAGATCCATGCTCTAGATGCTTTTATTAAGCTGAAAAGAGCCGCTGAATCCGTGTCTTCTCGACTCATTGCCGATTTTTCGAAAAGCAATGTTACAGAGAGCCAATTCGGTGTATTGGAAACTCTTCATCATCTAGGTCCTCTTTGCCAAAAAGAGTTAGGTGACAAAATCCTGAAGAGCACCGGTAATATTACCTTGGTAATAGACAATTTGGAAAAAAGAGGATTGGTGGATCGGGTTCGGGATACTCAGGATCGTCGTTATATTACGATCCATCTTACCGTAGAAGGTAAAAAGCTTATTGAATCGATGTTTCCCGATCATGTGAAACGAGTTACCGAAGAATTTTCCGTACTATCGATTGACGAACAGGAAACTTTGGGTAATATCTGTAGGAAGTTAGGAAAAAAGGATCAACACAATGAATAA
- a CDS encoding DUF4139 domain-containing protein: protein MSLKKKLTTVCITFIIFLCFGTDADPSFDSSTEEDRKNVSVTIYNGGVGLVRETRNIDLPKGIRVLRFEDVPSQIIPQTVRVKATDPKKLTVFEQNYEYDLISQERLLEKYVGKEVTIYRDSYEKGKETPVKATLIANNGSPVYKIGNEISLGYYGRVTVPTIPDNLFAKPTLVWKLKNDTEKEQELEVSYQTHGMSWSADYILVLEKNEEEAGLNSWVTLNNTSGTRFSNATLQLVAGKVQLVSNRPQYAPAMRAVKKSMENEAYSDAAPEFQQENLSEYYLYTLDQPTTIGYNQTKQVQLFQTENVGIKKYFVFENLPMYEGNEKNFNNADVKYIFKNAKNNNLGRPLPSGTIRVFKADSKGRQQLLGEDTIDHTPENEEVRIKTGQAFDVVANGKRTSFENFKISDGNKASYSVEIRNRKKENIEVRFYATLWGDWTMTKSSHKFTKESSTRTYSDVPIKAGETVKVDYTIETKYW, encoded by the coding sequence ATGAGCCTAAAGAAAAAGCTTACCACCGTTTGTATTACATTCATCATCTTTCTATGTTTTGGAACCGATGCCGATCCTAGTTTTGATTCCTCAACGGAAGAAGATCGTAAAAATGTCAGTGTTACCATCTATAATGGTGGAGTGGGACTGGTTAGAGAAACAAGAAATATCGATCTTCCCAAAGGAATTCGCGTTTTAAGATTCGAGGATGTTCCTTCTCAAATCATTCCTCAAACCGTTCGGGTCAAAGCTACGGATCCTAAAAAGTTAACGGTATTTGAACAAAATTATGAATACGATCTTATTTCCCAAGAAAGACTCTTGGAGAAATATGTAGGAAAAGAAGTCACTATTTACAGAGATTCCTATGAGAAAGGAAAAGAAACCCCGGTAAAAGCAACACTCATCGCCAATAACGGAAGCCCTGTTTATAAAATCGGAAATGAAATTTCTCTCGGTTACTACGGAAGAGTCACTGTTCCCACGATTCCGGACAATTTATTCGCTAAACCGACATTAGTTTGGAAATTGAAAAACGATACTGAGAAAGAACAAGAACTGGAAGTATCTTACCAAACACATGGAATGAGTTGGTCAGCAGATTATATTCTAGTTTTGGAAAAAAATGAAGAGGAAGCCGGCCTCAACTCCTGGGTCACTTTGAACAATACTTCGGGAACCAGATTTTCAAATGCAACATTGCAATTGGTTGCAGGAAAAGTACAATTGGTTTCGAATCGTCCTCAATATGCGCCTGCTATGCGAGCAGTAAAAAAATCGATGGAAAACGAAGCTTATAGTGATGCAGCTCCCGAATTCCAACAGGAAAATCTTTCCGAGTATTATCTATACACTTTGGACCAACCTACGACAATCGGTTACAATCAAACCAAACAGGTTCAACTTTTCCAAACCGAGAATGTAGGAATCAAAAAATACTTTGTTTTCGAAAATCTCCCCATGTATGAAGGAAATGAAAAAAACTTCAATAACGCGGACGTGAAATATATTTTCAAAAACGCAAAAAACAATAACTTGGGTCGCCCACTTCCTTCGGGAACGATCCGGGTCTTTAAAGCGGATTCAAAAGGCAGGCAACAGTTATTAGGCGAAGATACGATTGATCACACCCCCGAAAACGAAGAAGTCAGAATTAAAACCGGACAGGCATTCGATGTGGTCGCCAATGGAAAGAGAACTTCTTTCGAAAACTTCAAAATTTCCGACGGAAACAAAGCATCTTATTCGGTAGAAATCAGAAATAGAAAAAAAGAAAATATAGAAGTTCGTTTTTATGCGACTCTTTGGGGAGATTGGACTATGACAAAATCTTCTCATAAATTCACCAAAGAATCTTCTACAAGAACTTACTCGGATGTTCCGATCAAAGCGGGAGAAACCGTTAAAGTGGATTATACGATCGAAACGAAATACTGGTAA
- the mtnP gene encoding S-methyl-5'-thioadenosine phosphorylase, producing MSGTVKIGVIGGSGLYSLEGMEIKGEVQPETPWGKPSDTITIGVFKGKEIAFLPRHGRGHFLSPTEVPARANIAALKSLGVEEIIAFSAVGSLREEIHPLDFIIPSQIIDRTKLRHATFFENGVVAHAPFADPFSASLAKKAETAAKSLGLNVHTNKTLVCMEGPLFSTRAESHMYRSLGGDIINMSVLPESKLAREAEIVYQMICTATDYDCWKEDEAHVTVEMVIQNLLKNAEASKKLLSVLIDQIGLSDDQSLKESTKYSIITAPEKRNPEQMKKLSYLFPNYF from the coding sequence ATGAGTGGGACAGTAAAGATAGGTGTCATCGGCGGGAGCGGATTGTATTCTTTGGAAGGTATGGAAATCAAAGGAGAGGTTCAACCGGAAACTCCTTGGGGAAAGCCTTCGGATACAATTACAATCGGAGTATTTAAGGGAAAAGAAATTGCATTTTTACCAAGACACGGTCGCGGACATTTTTTAAGTCCTACTGAAGTTCCTGCAAGAGCCAATATCGCCGCCTTAAAAAGCTTAGGCGTTGAAGAAATCATCGCATTCAGTGCAGTAGGAAGCCTAAGAGAGGAGATTCATCCTTTAGATTTTATTATACCTTCTCAGATTATCGATAGAACCAAACTCAGACATGCTACATTCTTTGAAAACGGGGTCGTTGCGCATGCTCCTTTTGCAGACCCATTTTCCGCAAGCCTTGCCAAAAAAGCGGAAACGGCTGCCAAATCATTGGGGTTGAATGTTCATACTAACAAAACACTCGTTTGTATGGAAGGACCTCTTTTTTCCACAAGAGCCGAATCACATATGTATCGCTCTCTTGGAGGAGATATCATTAATATGTCGGTTCTTCCCGAATCGAAACTTGCTCGCGAAGCGGAAATCGTTTATCAAATGATATGTACTGCAACGGATTATGATTGTTGGAAAGAAGATGAAGCTCACGTGACTGTGGAGATGGTGATTCAGAACTTATTAAAAAATGCGGAAGCATCTAAAAAACTTTTATCGGTTTTGATCGACCAAATAGGTTTGAGTGATGATCAATCTCTCAAAGAAAGTACAAAGTACTCTATTATTACTGCGCCGGAAAAAAGAAACCCCGAGCAGATGAAAAAATTAAGTTATCTTTTTCCTAATTACTTTTAA
- a CDS encoding STAS domain-containing protein has protein sequence MSENWKDYAIEAGDFKMEVIEKNRVLLPATAIVFEVSGEINLYNSQAIKENLERLIEKGIVHIFLYLELVSYIDSSGLGAFLGIHSKLSKVSGFIRLVSPSEKVRYVLELTKLKSLLQIFPTLEAASEVF, from the coding sequence ATGAGCGAAAATTGGAAGGATTATGCGATAGAAGCTGGCGACTTTAAAATGGAAGTCATAGAAAAGAACAGAGTTCTACTCCCTGCGACAGCGATTGTTTTTGAAGTTTCCGGGGAAATCAACTTGTACAATTCTCAAGCCATTAAAGAAAACTTGGAAAGACTGATCGAAAAAGGGATCGTTCATATTTTCTTATACTTGGAACTCGTTTCTTATATAGATTCCTCCGGTCTAGGTGCATTTCTAGGAATCCATTCCAAACTATCAAAAGTGAGCGGATTCATTCGTTTGGTTTCCCCTTCCGAAAAAGTCCGTTATGTGTTAGAGCTAACAAAATTAAAAAGCCTCCTCCAAATTTTTCCTACTTTAGAGGCTGCTTCCGAAGTTTTCTAA
- the galK gene encoding galactokinase, with product MPSQPDLFLEFLNQFEGKQDTIRHFQAPARINIIGEHVDYLGGIVLPAAIDFSIECLIRPKDNNSIILYSSDFDRKTEIKRPFQNSKEDPWSDYIAGVIHELESLGHSIPGFEMLIKGNIPQGAGLSSSAALEVLVGYSLSTVFQIDLTRPEIAVIGQKAENNFVGMKCGIMDQFVIANGKKDHCLSLNTDSLEFNYHHFDLGENEFYLVNSNVKHSLKDSEYNTRRQECESALAKIKRIDPKITNLYSFSLDKSEWKQFDFTEDETKRVIHVTTERERTKSIIRTLSSGNYAEVGKFLYECHWSLSQNFEVSCEETDEIVRLLQNRGALGARMIGGGFGGCVLVLDKIANFFKTSVELEKSYQQKFGYPVKFYKFKISDGVKEIIHS from the coding sequence ATGCCATCGCAACCAGATCTTTTTCTAGAATTTTTAAATCAATTCGAAGGCAAACAGGATACAATTCGCCATTTCCAGGCACCCGCACGTATCAATATCATCGGCGAACATGTGGATTACCTGGGAGGAATCGTTCTCCCCGCAGCCATCGATTTTTCCATTGAGTGTTTGATTCGCCCGAAAGATAATAATTCGATTATATTATATTCTAGCGATTTTGATCGCAAAACAGAAATAAAACGACCTTTTCAAAACTCAAAGGAAGACCCTTGGTCGGATTACATCGCAGGCGTAATTCATGAATTGGAATCTTTAGGCCATTCCATTCCCGGGTTCGAAATGCTCATCAAGGGAAACATTCCTCAAGGTGCAGGTCTATCTTCTTCGGCGGCTTTGGAAGTTTTGGTAGGTTATTCGCTTTCTACGGTTTTTCAAATCGATTTGACTCGACCTGAAATTGCAGTCATAGGGCAAAAAGCCGAAAACAATTTTGTAGGAATGAAGTGCGGGATTATGGATCAATTTGTCATTGCAAATGGCAAAAAAGATCACTGCCTATCTTTGAATACGGATTCTCTCGAATTCAATTATCATCATTTTGATTTAGGAGAAAATGAATTTTATCTCGTTAATTCAAACGTGAAACACAGTTTAAAGGACAGTGAATACAATACCCGAAGGCAAGAATGTGAATCGGCATTAGCCAAAATCAAACGAATTGATCCCAAAATCACAAATTTATATTCGTTTAGCTTGGATAAGTCGGAATGGAAACAATTCGATTTTACTGAAGATGAAACGAAACGAGTCATTCATGTAACTACCGAAAGAGAAAGGACAAAATCGATCATCCGGACTCTTTCGTCCGGAAATTATGCAGAAGTAGGAAAATTTTTATACGAATGTCATTGGTCCTTATCTCAAAATTTCGAAGTCTCTTGTGAAGAAACCGATGAAATCGTTAGACTGTTACAAAACCGGGGAGCGCTTGGAGCCAGAATGATAGGTGGTGGCTTTGGCGGATGTGTTCTTGTTCTGGATAAAATCGCAAATTTTTTCAAAACAAGCGTCGAATTAGAAAAAAGTTATCAACAAAAGTTCGGGTATCCGGTAAAGTTCTACAAGTTTAAGATTTCAGACGGCGTTAAAGAGATTATACATTCATGA
- a CDS encoding glucose-6-phosphate isomerase has protein sequence MANLKLSTQFTDKFIPDSLINTQFSNASKAKEMLLSKTGKGNEYLGWVKLPSSISSSELTKIREAAEIIQSHSQFLVVVGIGGSYLGARAVIEALSSPFQNWEAPKKGVRILYAGHHLDSDYHAQLLAFLETKEFSVNVISKSGTTTEPAIAFRLLLSLLERKYGKEGIKNRVFSTTDASKGALKKLSDDYHFPTFTIPDDVGGRYSVLTPVGLLPIAAAGFSINKLVEGAKNMEAELSKDSSPKENPACVYASYRNALYSLGKKTEVMVSYSPALAYFIEWWKQLYGESEGKDKKGIFPAGVLFTTDLHSMGQYLQEGERNLFETVIQIEIPKYDLYMTEKTEDLDGLNYLAGKKLSEVSDQAVLGTLIAHSDGEVPCLQIKIPKLSEEVLGELMYFYEFACGISGYMLGVNPFDQPGVEDYKNNMFALLGKKGYEARRKEILDNFGT, from the coding sequence ATGGCGAATTTAAAACTATCAACTCAATTTACGGACAAATTTATACCCGATTCGCTAATAAATACTCAGTTTTCAAATGCATCAAAAGCAAAAGAGATGCTTCTTTCTAAGACAGGAAAAGGAAATGAATATTTAGGCTGGGTAAAACTTCCTTCTTCCATCAGTTCTTCCGAATTAACAAAAATTCGGGAAGCTGCGGAAATCATCCAAAGCCATTCCCAATTTCTTGTAGTTGTAGGAATCGGAGGTTCTTATTTGGGAGCCCGCGCTGTTATTGAAGCTTTGTCTTCTCCTTTTCAAAATTGGGAAGCTCCGAAAAAAGGAGTTCGGATTTTGTATGCCGGTCATCATTTGGATTCCGATTATCATGCTCAGTTGCTTGCCTTTCTGGAAACAAAAGAATTTTCCGTAAATGTAATTTCCAAATCGGGAACAACTACGGAACCTGCGATCGCCTTTCGCTTGTTACTTTCTCTTTTGGAACGAAAATACGGCAAAGAAGGAATTAAAAACCGAGTGTTCTCCACAACGGATGCTTCCAAAGGTGCGTTGAAAAAACTATCGGATGATTATCATTTTCCAACCTTTACCATTCCGGATGATGTAGGCGGACGTTATTCGGTTTTAACACCTGTCGGGTTATTGCCGATTGCTGCTGCCGGTTTTTCCATCAATAAATTGGTGGAAGGAGCAAAGAATATGGAAGCGGAGCTTTCGAAAGATTCTTCTCCGAAGGAAAATCCTGCCTGCGTTTATGCAAGTTACCGAAACGCACTTTATTCTCTTGGTAAAAAAACAGAAGTCATGGTCAGTTATTCTCCCGCACTTGCTTACTTTATAGAATGGTGGAAACAATTGTACGGAGAAAGCGAAGGCAAAGATAAGAAAGGAATCTTTCCTGCGGGAGTTTTGTTCACAACGGATTTACATTCGATGGGACAGTATTTGCAGGAAGGGGAGCGAAATTTATTCGAGACTGTCATTCAAATCGAAATTCCAAAGTATGATCTTTATATGACTGAAAAGACGGAAGACCTGGACGGGTTGAATTATTTGGCAGGAAAAAAATTATCCGAAGTATCCGATCAAGCGGTTCTTGGAACTTTGATCGCTCACTCTGACGGAGAAGTTCCTTGTTTGCAGATTAAAATTCCCAAATTGAGCGAAGAAGTTTTGGGAGAACTTATGTATTTTTACGAATTTGCTTGCGGGATTTCCGGTTATATGTTAGGTGTTAATCCTTTTGATCAACCCGGAGTAGAGGATTATAAAAACAATATGTTTGCTTTGCTTGGAAAAAAAGGGTATGAAGCGAGAAGAAAGGAAATTCTGGACAATTTCGGAACTTAA